From a single Gimesia fumaroli genomic region:
- a CDS encoding NAD(P)/FAD-dependent oxidoreductase codes for MNTLQNPGNKTDPKRVLIIGGGFAGLNAALELGGVRGVEVTLVDRHNYHLFQPLLYQVAMAGLSPADIATPIRSLLSTYRNTSVLLGEAESIDLADQKVKFDFGELPFDYLVLACGATHSYFGHNEWEQYAPGLKNISQATEIRKRVLSAFEHAERITDPEEQKKYLTYVIVGGGPTGVELAGAIGEMSRFTLSKDFRRINPSHTRVILVEAGPRILPMFSEQQSNRAARDLENLGVQIWTSSMVTNINDEGVELGDERIRAATVLWAAGVEASPLGKSGGMDIDNRGRVVVEPDLSLRGSENVFVAGDQASFTHQTGTPLPGTAPVALQQGKFIGKTIREELKGKPRSKFHFRDKGQMATIGRSRGIVEIGRFKLSGFLAWVVWLVVHIFYLTGFKNRVLVVMQWGWSYLSFRRGARLIVGREWDPQTEPKPEPEPEEQEVPVSSEH; via the coding sequence ATGAATACTTTACAGAACCCAGGAAACAAAACAGATCCCAAACGGGTCCTGATTATCGGTGGTGGTTTTGCTGGCTTGAACGCGGCACTGGAACTGGGCGGCGTTCGAGGAGTCGAAGTCACCCTCGTTGATCGTCATAACTACCATCTGTTTCAGCCTCTCTTATATCAGGTCGCGATGGCCGGACTCAGTCCCGCTGACATTGCCACACCGATCCGTAGCCTGCTTTCAACTTATCGAAACACCAGCGTCCTGTTAGGGGAAGCGGAATCGATTGATCTGGCCGACCAAAAAGTCAAATTCGATTTCGGCGAGTTGCCCTTTGATTATCTGGTGCTGGCCTGTGGTGCGACGCACAGTTACTTCGGTCACAATGAGTGGGAGCAATACGCACCCGGGTTGAAAAACATTTCTCAGGCGACGGAAATTCGCAAGCGCGTTTTATCTGCATTTGAACACGCCGAACGAATTACCGATCCTGAGGAACAAAAGAAATATCTGACATATGTGATTGTGGGTGGCGGTCCGACGGGCGTCGAGCTGGCAGGTGCGATTGGAGAGATGAGCCGGTTTACCTTGTCCAAGGACTTTCGTCGGATCAATCCCAGTCATACACGCGTGATTCTCGTCGAAGCCGGTCCGCGGATTTTGCCGATGTTTTCCGAACAACAGTCCAACCGGGCGGCCCGTGATTTAGAGAATCTGGGCGTCCAGATCTGGACTTCTTCAATGGTGACGAACATCAACGATGAAGGAGTCGAATTGGGAGATGAGCGGATTCGCGCCGCGACCGTGCTCTGGGCTGCGGGTGTTGAAGCGTCTCCACTGGGAAAATCAGGAGGCATGGATATTGATAATCGTGGTCGCGTTGTTGTGGAACCGGATTTAAGCCTGCGGGGTTCTGAAAATGTGTTCGTTGCCGGCGATCAGGCGAGCTTTACACATCAGACGGGTACCCCATTACCGGGAACAGCGCCGGTGGCGTTGCAGCAGGGAAAGTTTATCGGCAAAACGATTCGCGAGGAATTGAAAGGCAAGCCGCGCAGTAAGTTTCATTTTCGTGACAAAGGGCAGATGGCTACCATTGGCCGTAGCCGAGGGATTGTGGAAATCGGGCGGTTCAAATTATCCGGGTTCCTGGCCTGGGTGGTCTGGCTGGTCGTGCACATCTTCTATCTGACCGGGTTTAAAAACCGGGTACTGGTTGTCATGCAGTGGGGCTGGTCCTATCTCAGTTTTCGGCGCGGGGCACGGTTGATTGTCGGCCGGGAATGGGACCCGCAAACAGAACCCAAGCCTGAACCAGAGCCTGAAGAACAGGAAGTTCCCGTTTCCTCCGAGCATTAA
- a CDS encoding DUF3841 domain-containing protein, with protein sequence MQLWTIQTEGWLQDLRSKKKKFASYSRVKHDFRPHYKWMAQQMADRIGTNPERCPTFAWYKYFERHQRPDLRWSGHLPQGTPGVRVELEVNEAHVLLSQFELWHAVLNQNFLAENRRESDNHDELLESGKFTRKIMEDSWNRIFDLKFGDWRSWGKQSERAIQACIESVAVNQIRQVDHFIAR encoded by the coding sequence ATGCAATTATGGACGATTCAAACAGAAGGCTGGTTACAGGATCTGAGGTCAAAGAAGAAAAAATTTGCCTCTTACTCGCGAGTGAAGCATGATTTTCGACCGCACTACAAATGGATGGCACAACAAATGGCTGATCGGATTGGTACCAACCCGGAACGATGCCCTACATTTGCCTGGTACAAATATTTTGAAAGACATCAGCGACCTGACTTACGCTGGAGCGGGCATCTTCCCCAAGGCACACCAGGCGTGCGAGTTGAGTTAGAAGTTAATGAAGCGCATGTCCTGTTATCACAATTTGAATTGTGGCACGCAGTTTTAAATCAGAACTTTCTTGCCGAAAACAGAAGAGAGTCTGATAATCACGATGAATTGCTTGAGTCAGGAAAATTCACTCGCAAAATAATGGAAGACTCCTGGAACCGTATCTTCGATCTGAAATTTGGCGACTGGCGAAGTTGGGGAAAGCAGTCCGAGCGAGCGATTCAAGCCTGTATCGAGAGTGTTGCTGTAAATCAAATTCGTCAAGTCGATCATTTCATTGCACGTTGA
- a CDS encoding metal ABC transporter permease, protein MGGLENWNWFLDGWIIVAGILCAASTALLGNFLVLRKMSMLGDAITHAILPGLAAAFMISDSRSSLPMFVGAVIAGILTALFTEWIRGFGKVDEGASMGVVFTSLFALGLVMIVQAADHVDLDPGCVLYGAIELTPLDTILIAGWEIPRVVAVLSVVLLINLLFVVCFLKELKLSSFDPALATTTGFNATIIHYTLMTLVAITAVASFETVGNILVVAMFVVPPAAAYMLTDRLGSMIVLSVVLAIFAAVTGHISAITVPRWFGYHSTSTAGMMAVASGMLFVFAALFGPRHGIMIIFVRRQILAWKILAEDIIALMYRIEERDPQQKPDVNDLRDILFSRPVPTQLTLRYLSKQGQIKDTNGTYELTETGRDMARQLVRSHRLWEHYLVEHAGMTAENIHKQAEKLEHFTDRQLREKLNEDTLDTDQDPHGRPIPPEDKVH, encoded by the coding sequence ATGGGGGGACTGGAAAACTGGAACTGGTTTCTGGATGGCTGGATTATTGTTGCGGGAATTCTGTGCGCTGCCTCAACGGCTCTACTGGGCAATTTTCTGGTTTTAAGAAAAATGAGTATGCTCGGAGATGCGATCACACACGCGATTCTCCCCGGCCTGGCAGCCGCCTTTATGATCAGCGACAGTCGCAGCAGTCTGCCCATGTTTGTTGGTGCCGTAATTGCCGGAATCCTGACCGCCCTGTTTACCGAGTGGATTCGAGGCTTCGGCAAAGTCGATGAAGGCGCCTCAATGGGAGTCGTGTTTACGTCACTGTTCGCTCTGGGACTGGTGATGATCGTGCAAGCCGCCGACCATGTTGACCTCGATCCAGGCTGCGTTCTCTACGGGGCAATTGAACTCACCCCCCTCGATACGATCCTGATTGCGGGTTGGGAAATTCCGCGCGTCGTTGCGGTGCTCTCGGTGGTTCTATTAATTAATCTGCTGTTCGTCGTCTGCTTTCTCAAAGAACTCAAACTCAGTTCGTTCGACCCGGCACTTGCCACCACGACCGGCTTTAATGCTACAATCATCCACTATACCCTAATGACCCTGGTGGCCATCACCGCCGTTGCGAGTTTTGAAACTGTCGGAAATATTCTGGTGGTCGCCATGTTTGTCGTACCTCCGGCTGCCGCCTATATGCTGACGGATCGGCTGGGTAGTATGATTGTCCTCAGCGTCGTCCTGGCGATTTTCGCTGCCGTCACCGGGCACATCAGTGCCATCACCGTCCCCCGCTGGTTTGGATATCATAGCACGTCGACCGCTGGCATGATGGCCGTCGCCTCTGGCATGCTGTTCGTTTTCGCGGCTCTGTTTGGTCCCCGGCACGGGATCATGATCATCTTTGTCCGTCGCCAGATTCTCGCCTGGAAAATCCTCGCCGAAGATATCATCGCACTCATGTACCGCATCGAAGAACGCGATCCCCAGCAAAAACCAGATGTCAACGATCTGCGCGACATTCTGTTCTCGCGCCCTGTTCCGACGCAGCTCACCCTGCGCTACCTCTCAAAACAGGGACAGATCAAGGACACCAACGGCACTTATGAATTAACGGAAACCGGCCGCGACATGGCCCGTCAACTCGTCCGCTCGCATCGCCTCTGGGAACACTACCTCGTCGAACATGCGGGCATGACAGCCGAAAACATCCATAAGCAGGCTGAAAAACTCGAACACTTCACCGACCGTCAACTGCGTGAAAAGCTGAACGAAGACACCCTCGACACTGACCAGGACCCGCACGGCCGCCCGATTCCCCCCGAAGACAAAGTTCATTAA
- a CDS encoding metal ABC transporter permease, producing the protein MRAFALVFLFLSLWPNCFVLAATNSNEIQTQKSITDRSIAVPQWEDWKRVFLLQDYNTRIVILGTTLLGMSAGMIGSFALLRKRALMGDALSHATLPGIAIAFIIATSLGLNGKSLPILLTGAAVSGLLGIGGILLIRNLTRLKEDAALGIVLSVFFGAGIALLGIVQQMQTGHAAGLESFIYGKTASMVASDAWLIGSAGLTCMLISILLYKELTLLCFDEGFAHARGFPVVLLDMLLMGLVVVVTIIGLQAVGLILMISLLVIPPAAARFWTEKIVNMTVVAVILGALSGMIGSAMSAIFPNLPSGAMIVLVATAMFLFSMVFGIPRGILIRKLRRHELNTKVNRQHLLRGIYETLESQGRINEKQTVESTFVPMSTLLKMRSWSPAKLKKIANRAQRDQLVVSLEADQIRLTKAGLLEAARIVHEHRLWELYLITYADVAASKVDQDADAIEHVLEPEVIAELETLLVRQSTAGVLQSPHEIEIQQEQANSHHSGTRRAT; encoded by the coding sequence ATGAGGGCGTTCGCGCTGGTGTTTCTCTTTCTCAGTCTCTGGCCAAACTGTTTTGTTCTCGCGGCCACTAACTCGAACGAAATCCAGACTCAAAAATCGATCACCGATCGAAGTATTGCGGTTCCACAATGGGAAGACTGGAAGCGTGTGTTCCTGCTGCAGGATTACAACACCCGCATCGTCATCCTCGGCACCACACTGCTCGGCATGTCCGCCGGCATGATCGGCAGCTTTGCATTATTACGCAAGCGGGCTCTGATGGGAGACGCCCTCAGCCATGCCACCCTGCCCGGCATCGCCATCGCCTTTATCATCGCCACCTCTTTGGGCTTGAACGGGAAATCGCTGCCGATTCTCTTAACAGGTGCCGCCGTCAGCGGCTTGCTTGGAATCGGGGGCATTCTCTTGATTCGCAACCTGACTCGCTTAAAAGAAGACGCTGCATTAGGAATTGTGCTCAGCGTTTTCTTTGGCGCCGGGATTGCTCTCCTGGGCATCGTCCAACAGATGCAGACCGGCCACGCCGCCGGCCTCGAATCGTTTATTTATGGAAAGACCGCTTCTATGGTCGCCAGCGACGCCTGGCTCATCGGCTCCGCGGGCCTAACCTGCATGCTGATTTCCATTCTGTTGTATAAGGAACTGACGCTGCTCTGTTTTGATGAAGGCTTCGCCCATGCGCGCGGCTTTCCGGTGGTACTGCTGGACATGCTCTTAATGGGCCTGGTCGTCGTCGTCACGATCATCGGCCTGCAGGCCGTTGGACTGATTTTGATGATATCCCTGCTCGTCATCCCCCCCGCAGCTGCCCGCTTCTGGACAGAAAAGATCGTCAACATGACGGTCGTCGCCGTCATATTAGGAGCCCTCAGTGGAATGATCGGCTCAGCCATGAGTGCCATCTTCCCGAACCTTCCTTCAGGAGCGATGATTGTACTCGTCGCGACCGCCATGTTTCTCTTCAGCATGGTCTTCGGTATTCCCCGCGGCATCCTGATTCGCAAACTGCGACGGCATGAGCTGAACACAAAAGTCAATCGACAACACCTGCTGCGCGGCATTTATGAAACTCTGGAATCGCAGGGGCGAATCAACGAAAAACAGACTGTAGAATCCACGTTCGTCCCCATGTCCACGTTATTGAAAATGCGAAGCTGGTCACCAGCCAAGCTGAAAAAAATCGCGAATCGGGCGCAACGGGACCAGTTAGTCGTCTCCCTGGAGGCAGATCAAATCCGATTGACCAAAGCCGGTCTTCTGGAAGCGGCACGCATTGTTCACGAACATCGTTTGTGGGAACTCTACCTGATCACATACGCTGACGTCGCAGCCAGCAAGGTCGATCAGGATGCCGATGCCATCGAACACGTTTTAGAACCGGAAGTCATTGCCGAACTGGAAACGCTGCTCGTTCGTCAGTCGACCGCAGGAGTCCTGCAAAGCCCGCATGAAATCGAGATCCAGCAGGAACAAGCCAACAGTCACCATTCAGGTACACGGAGGGCAACCTGA
- a CDS encoding metal ABC transporter ATP-binding protein, with product MNTRESVAAESPSELSPTTTPLSVYDLTVAYHRKPVIWDVSFDIPPGKLVGIVGPNGAGKSTLIKAIMGLIPKASGRVQIFGKPYQKNRHRVGYVPQRESVDWDFPVNALDVVTMGLYKEIGWCLPVRKKHRTRAMEALERVGIADYAHRQISQLSGGQQQRTFLARALVQNADLYLMDEPFAAVDAATEKAIVQILQEMKQAGKTALVIHHDLQTVPEYFDYVILLNMRVIDHGLTADVFTPENLQKTYGGRLTLLEEATETMRRREQSL from the coding sequence ATGAATACAAGAGAAAGCGTCGCCGCTGAGTCACCGTCTGAATTGTCCCCCACAACAACTCCCCTCTCGGTGTATGACTTAACGGTGGCCTATCACCGTAAACCTGTGATCTGGGACGTGAGCTTCGACATTCCTCCGGGAAAACTCGTCGGCATCGTTGGACCGAACGGGGCCGGCAAAAGTACATTAATCAAAGCCATCATGGGCCTCATTCCCAAGGCGTCGGGACGCGTCCAGATTTTCGGCAAACCCTATCAGAAGAACCGGCACCGGGTCGGCTACGTGCCTCAACGCGAAAGCGTCGACTGGGACTTCCCCGTGAATGCCCTTGATGTCGTGACGATGGGTCTATACAAAGAAATTGGCTGGTGTCTTCCCGTCCGCAAAAAACATCGCACCCGCGCCATGGAAGCACTCGAACGCGTGGGAATCGCCGACTATGCCCATCGGCAGATCAGCCAGCTTTCCGGCGGCCAACAGCAGCGCACCTTCCTGGCCCGCGCCCTGGTTCAGAATGCCGACCTGTATCTGATGGACGAACCGTTCGCCGCCGTCGATGCCGCCACTGAAAAAGCCATCGTGCAGATTTTACAGGAAATGAAACAAGCCGGAAAAACGGCACTCGTCATTCACCACGACCTGCAGACGGTGCCGGAATATTTCGATTATGTAATTCTGCTCAACATGCGGGTCATCGATCATGGACTGACGGCAGACGTCTTCACACCGGAGAATCTTCAAAAAACCTATGGCGGTCGGCTGACACTGCTCGAAGAAGCCACCGAAACCATGCGACGCCGGGAGCAGTCGCTATGA
- a CDS encoding metal ABC transporter solute-binding protein, Zn/Mn family: MRKLLAFTLLLSFLVGCQQKDGSTTDNTTDQKQSEIELKYPIPVAATVGMVADLVKNVGREYVTVTQIMGSGVDPHMHKASRDDVQTIMNADIVFYSGLMLEGKMTDTLIKVSRNKPVFAVTELIDEKTLLEPEDFNGHYDPHVWMDVSAWSQCVDAVKDALCKVDPKHADVYQKNAAEYKNELEQLHQYGLKTMQSIPEASRTLITSHDAFNYFGRAYGLDVQGVQGISTESEAGLKRINQLVDMLVKKNIKAVFVESSVSKKNITALIDGAKAQGHDIIIGGELFSDAMGESGTYEGTYTGMLDHNFTTVARALGGTAPEKGMQGKLIH; encoded by the coding sequence ATGAGAAAGCTGCTTGCTTTCACCCTGCTATTGAGTTTTCTTGTCGGCTGCCAGCAAAAAGATGGTTCTACCACTGACAATACCACTGACCAGAAGCAATCGGAAATCGAGCTCAAATACCCGATTCCGGTCGCGGCAACCGTCGGCATGGTGGCGGACCTCGTCAAAAATGTAGGCCGCGAATATGTGACCGTTACGCAGATTATGGGGTCGGGCGTCGATCCCCACATGCACAAAGCCAGCCGCGACGATGTGCAGACCATTATGAATGCTGATATTGTCTTTTATTCCGGACTGATGCTGGAAGGCAAGATGACGGACACGCTGATCAAAGTCTCGCGCAATAAACCGGTGTTTGCCGTGACGGAATTAATCGATGAAAAAACCCTGCTCGAACCGGAAGACTTCAACGGGCACTATGACCCGCACGTCTGGATGGACGTATCTGCCTGGTCTCAATGTGTGGATGCCGTGAAAGATGCCCTGTGTAAGGTCGATCCCAAACATGCCGACGTTTATCAGAAGAATGCTGCAGAATACAAAAACGAGTTAGAGCAGCTGCACCAGTACGGTTTGAAAACCATGCAGTCCATTCCGGAAGCGAGCCGCACCCTGATCACTTCTCACGATGCTTTCAATTATTTCGGTCGTGCTTACGGCCTGGATGTTCAAGGCGTTCAGGGAATCTCAACCGAATCCGAAGCGGGCTTGAAACGCATTAATCAACTCGTGGACATGCTGGTCAAGAAAAATATCAAAGCGGTGTTTGTCGAAAGCAGTGTCTCCAAAAAGAACATCACCGCCCTGATTGACGGTGCCAAAGCACAAGGCCACGACATCATCATCGGTGGCGAACTGTTTTCCGATGCGATGGGCGAATCAGGCACATACGAGGGCACCTATACCGGCATGCTGGATCACAACTTCACCACCGTCGCACGTGCCCTGGGAGGAACAGCGCCGGAAAAAGGGATGCAAGGCAAGCTGATTCACTAA
- a CDS encoding prolyl oligopeptidase family serine peptidase, with translation MPSQLLNRSLVLCCLLALSLSTATAAEPNLKTWLAEPILEKDQPWKEVQAFIAPKVPGMPEVSSVAEWEKTAERTRKNVLNKVVYRGEAAKWRDTKLNVVWLETIKGSPGYNIQKLRFEALPGLWVPALLYLPKELTGKVPVVMNVNGHDRKDGKAADYKQIRCINQAQRGMLALNVEWLGMGQLNTPGFTHYKMNQLDLCGTSGLAPFYLAMKKGLDVLLSHPNADPDRVAVAGLSGGGWQTIFISSLDERVTLSNPVAGYSSFQTRIYHTKDLGDSEQTPNDLALYADYTHLTAMRAPRPTLLTNNSKDNCCFESGYAQPPLLKAAFPIFKLYDKENNLQKHINDDPGTHNFLKDNREALYRMLSAHFSDPGKPLPVKEIACEDELYTAKELEVELPANNADFHSLALKLSQNLPRPAKNTSPEKRRESLKKIVHSAPAKVTGTEVSQKTQDNTTVTFWKLNVDKDWTVPAVQFSRKPAKSTTIVVADAGRQSLAATVETLLSKGENVLAVDPFYFGESKISQRDFLYGLLVAAVGERPLGIQADQLTGIAQWLKQDQGQSTVQIQATGPRSSLFTLVAAAIEPETINGISLQNSFGSLKEILEQDKAVSQAPELFCFGLLKEFDIKDLVALAGLDKVTFIEPSERVKQELSHITVKKDVSYLGEDRKEKLDLYLPDPTYQKGPYPAIVIIHGGGWHGGDKGARREINIGTNLAKAGYVCASINYQLAKKQARFTDNLKQVWPGHLQDCKTAVRYLRKHADQYQVDAEYIGAIGGSAGGHLVAMLAVTGDDPQLEPDAPYADFSSRIQAVVPMYGAHDLIALAKSREMLSSFTEAEKELSRQASAVNHISKDDPPFLILHGTKDALVPVEQSELLAASLKQGNIPTELLIIKGAPHSFHLQPKQQDLRPAVIEFFDHYLKP, from the coding sequence ATGCCCAGCCAACTGTTGAATCGTTCCCTCGTCCTCTGCTGCCTGCTTGCCCTGTCCCTTTCAACAGCAACTGCAGCCGAACCCAACCTGAAAACCTGGCTGGCAGAACCGATCCTGGAAAAAGATCAGCCCTGGAAAGAAGTCCAGGCTTTCATCGCCCCCAAAGTTCCTGGCATGCCCGAAGTCAGCAGTGTCGCCGAATGGGAAAAAACTGCCGAACGCACTCGCAAAAACGTTTTAAATAAAGTTGTGTACCGAGGCGAAGCCGCCAAATGGCGCGACACCAAACTGAATGTCGTCTGGCTCGAAACGATTAAAGGCAGCCCCGGATACAATATCCAAAAACTGCGATTTGAAGCGCTGCCCGGATTATGGGTGCCTGCCCTGCTCTATCTTCCAAAAGAACTGACGGGCAAAGTCCCCGTGGTGATGAATGTTAACGGCCATGACCGCAAAGACGGCAAAGCAGCGGACTACAAACAGATCCGCTGCATCAACCAGGCCCAACGGGGTATGCTCGCGCTCAATGTCGAATGGCTGGGCATGGGGCAGTTGAATACTCCCGGGTTCACGCACTACAAAATGAATCAGCTCGACCTGTGTGGCACGAGTGGACTGGCGCCGTTTTATCTCGCGATGAAAAAGGGACTCGATGTCCTGCTCTCACATCCGAACGCAGACCCAGACCGAGTCGCCGTCGCCGGTCTATCCGGCGGAGGCTGGCAAACCATCTTCATCAGTTCGCTGGACGAACGCGTCACACTCTCTAATCCCGTCGCCGGTTATTCCAGTTTTCAGACACGCATTTATCATACAAAAGACCTGGGGGATTCCGAACAGACACCCAACGACCTCGCCCTCTACGCAGACTACACTCACCTTACCGCAATGCGGGCCCCCCGTCCGACATTGCTGACCAACAATTCCAAAGACAACTGCTGCTTCGAATCGGGCTACGCCCAGCCACCGCTACTCAAGGCAGCTTTTCCGATCTTCAAATTATACGACAAAGAAAACAACCTGCAGAAACACATCAATGATGACCCTGGTACCCATAACTTTCTCAAAGACAACCGCGAAGCCCTCTATCGCATGCTCTCGGCTCATTTTTCCGATCCGGGCAAACCGCTGCCAGTCAAAGAAATCGCCTGTGAAGACGAACTCTACACTGCCAAAGAACTCGAAGTGGAACTGCCTGCCAACAACGCCGACTTTCACAGCCTGGCACTGAAACTCAGTCAGAACCTGCCACGCCCGGCAAAAAACACCTCTCCAGAAAAACGACGGGAGTCGCTCAAAAAAATCGTACATTCCGCACCAGCAAAAGTCACCGGAACCGAAGTCAGCCAGAAAACACAGGACAACACCACTGTCACGTTCTGGAAACTGAACGTCGACAAAGACTGGACCGTTCCCGCCGTCCAGTTTTCACGCAAGCCTGCGAAATCGACGACCATCGTCGTTGCCGACGCCGGCCGCCAGAGTCTTGCGGCAACCGTGGAAACACTTCTCTCAAAGGGAGAAAATGTACTCGCCGTCGATCCGTTTTATTTCGGCGAATCCAAAATCAGCCAGCGCGATTTTCTCTACGGGCTGCTGGTTGCTGCCGTCGGAGAACGACCGCTTGGCATCCAAGCCGATCAGCTCACCGGCATCGCACAATGGTTAAAGCAAGATCAGGGACAATCGACTGTTCAAATTCAGGCGACAGGTCCCCGCAGTAGTCTCTTCACCCTCGTTGCAGCAGCAATCGAACCTGAGACGATCAACGGCATCAGTCTGCAGAACTCCTTCGGTTCACTCAAAGAGATCCTCGAACAAGACAAAGCGGTCAGCCAGGCCCCCGAACTGTTCTGCTTCGGACTGCTCAAGGAATTCGACATCAAAGATCTCGTGGCACTGGCAGGACTGGACAAAGTGACGTTCATCGAACCCAGCGAACGCGTGAAACAGGAACTCTCTCATATCACCGTTAAAAAAGACGTCAGCTACCTGGGTGAGGATCGCAAAGAAAAACTGGACCTCTATCTGCCGGACCCCACTTATCAGAAAGGTCCTTACCCTGCGATCGTCATCATACATGGCGGCGGTTGGCATGGCGGAGACAAGGGCGCCCGTCGTGAAATCAACATCGGCACGAATCTCGCAAAAGCGGGTTACGTCTGTGCCAGCATCAACTACCAACTGGCAAAGAAACAAGCCAGGTTCACAGACAATCTCAAGCAGGTCTGGCCCGGCCATCTACAGGACTGCAAAACTGCTGTCCGCTATTTGAGAAAACACGCTGACCAATATCAAGTCGACGCCGAATACATCGGCGCCATCGGCGGTTCTGCCGGCGGTCATCTGGTCGCCATGCTGGCTGTGACCGGCGATGATCCCCAACTTGAACCCGATGCACCATACGCCGACTTTTCCTCACGCATTCAGGCTGTCGTCCCCATGTACGGCGCGCATGATCTGATCGCACTGGCGAAGTCACGCGAAATGCTCTCTTCCTTCACAGAGGCAGAAAAAGAACTCAGTCGTCAGGCATCCGCGGTGAACCACATCTCGAAAGATGATCCCCCGTTCCTCATTCTACATGGGACGAAAGACGCGCTCGTTCCCGTTGAACAGTCCGAACTCCTGGCCGCCTCGCTCAAACAGGGAAATATCCCCACTGAATTATTGATCATCAAGGGCGCTCCTCACAGCTTTCACCTGCAACCGAAACAACAGGACCTCAGGCCTGCCGTCATCGAATTCTTCGACCACTACCTGAAACCCTGA
- the proC gene encoding pyrroline-5-carboxylate reductase, with protein sequence MSDSKNRNVGFIGAGRMATALAAGLISSGFTSADHVSASDTYEAARDSFTRETGAQAVESNLTVVEQSEIIVLSVKPQHVAEVLEEIKETLTDQQLLVSIAAGCPLSLFVEKLGKTKRLIRVMPNTPCLVKQGASAFARGGQASETDASLVESLLSTVGTAVEVPEAQLDAVTGLSGSGPAYIYQIIEALSDGGVRMGLPRHIATQLAAQTVKGAAEMVLETGEHPGALKDAVTSPGGTTIAGIHALEAGGLRNSLINAVSAATNRSIELGKQS encoded by the coding sequence ATGTCAGACAGCAAAAACAGGAACGTCGGCTTCATCGGCGCTGGTCGGATGGCAACCGCACTCGCCGCCGGTCTGATCTCGTCCGGCTTTACCTCAGCAGACCATGTTTCCGCCAGTGATACCTACGAAGCAGCCAGAGACTCATTCACCCGGGAAACAGGCGCTCAGGCAGTTGAATCGAATCTGACCGTTGTCGAACAATCCGAAATCATAGTTCTCTCAGTAAAACCACAGCATGTCGCTGAAGTACTTGAGGAAATCAAGGAAACGCTTACCGACCAGCAACTGCTGGTCTCTATCGCAGCGGGCTGTCCCCTCTCCCTGTTTGTCGAAAAACTGGGTAAGACAAAACGACTGATTCGCGTGATGCCCAATACCCCCTGCCTGGTCAAACAGGGCGCCTCCGCTTTCGCTCGCGGCGGTCAGGCTTCGGAAACAGACGCCAGTCTGGTCGAGTCACTCCTGTCAACCGTCGGCACTGCAGTGGAAGTTCCCGAGGCCCAACTCGACGCCGTCACCGGCTTATCAGGCAGCGGCCCCGCTTACATCTATCAAATTATCGAAGCTCTCAGCGATGGTGGCGTCCGTATGGGACTTCCCCGACACATCGCCACCCAACTGGCAGCACAGACCGTCAAAGGAGCTGCCGAAATGGTACTCGAAACCGGCGAACATCCCGGTGCCCTTAAAGACGCCGTCACCAGCCCCGGCGGCACCACCATTGCCGGCATTCACGCTTTAGAAGCCGGCGGACTCCGCAACAGTCTGATCAACGCCGTTTCCGCCGCCACCAATCGTTCAATCGAACTCGGCAAACAATCCTGA